A region of the Gymnogyps californianus isolate 813 chromosome 20, ASM1813914v2, whole genome shotgun sequence genome:
TGTTACACATAGACTCACACCGGTATTGCCGTTCGTTATATCCACATCAGAAAGTCTCAGTTTCTAAAAAAAGGAATCTCTTTCTCTGGTTGACGTCAGTGCCTGAATTCCCACTGACTGAATTACGAACAGATTCTACCTTTAAAGCATCAAATAAGCCAATCGCTTTGTCTTGGTTGGTTTTTTCAGATGCCCGTACTCAGCGTGAATACGACGAGAGCCATATTATTACAGCACGCAGGATTGAACAGGTGAGGGAATTACCGTTTGTGTAAACCATCCCTGGATTTAGCAATTAGCAGTAAGCCAAAATTGGCTTAAAACCCACGGGAATTGtcccagcctctcccctgcctgttTCAGCCATGTCCCATTTCTGCCCCAGGGGGGGTGTATCCTGTCACAAAGCAAAGGTGGCTTCAGTAACCCAAAGGATTGGCACACAGGAGCTGTCTATCAGGAAAAATATTGCACAAGAACTAACATATTGTAGCCTTGTCTCACAAAAGACAATGCTGGCATCTTTACTGCTGCGGCTGATGAAGCAATCCGGCGTAGTTTGCATCATTTCTGAATTCTAACCGGGTCTTGCAGCGTCAAGTACCGACATAGCCCCAAACCCATCCCGTAGCTATAGAGTAGTAACTTGCAAAATGTCGGTGGCGTTGATGCCACGAGAAAAGAGTGGAGCTGTGCTCCTGATAGAATTCCTCTGTGATTTTGGTAGAGTCCTACGGGGGAGTATCTGGTACCGGATTCAGAGGAGTTGGGGTGTGTCAGACACTGTGTGGTGTATGACTGCGAGACCAGCTCTTTGGATTGCTGTGACTGTGATGAAGACGAGAAAGAACAAGGTACATGTGACCCATGTCAGTGAAGACCTCACTGCTGGAAAGATATTCTTCCCATTcctcatttaattttatgagCTTATTGGAAGAGATGCAAATTTACCCAGttttacttgaaaaacaaacatctgTGCTATGCCTCTGGTTTTTCACTGTGTTGCATATGTTCTTAGGCTTcaaaaatccagattttatttcaaagcgTCCTGGCAGGCCTGGTTTCCTGTCTGTGGACTGATCCCTCTTAAGCTCCCTGTCACATGTGAGGAAtgggttcttttttcttctacatttcACTGAGATTGGGCTTGTCCAACGATTGCCTTTTAGGGAGCAGTGCTTCTCTAGAGACTGAAAACACCGACTCAAGTTCCCTATGTTCACAGAGTGAGTACTTCCTTCTTTGAGGGTTATAAAAGGCTTTCACATATCTGATTTAAAAAGACTTAGCTTTAATGGGGGTGGTGATTTGATGGAATTCACCGGGAAATGTGAAGAGCTGGAAAATCTTCCATGTAATTGTTCAGTCTTCCTTGAACCATGGAAATGTTTAGCTTTCATGCATCCTTTGGCAAGGAGTTCTGCTGTGTGCAGAACCACTTCTGTATGTTTGTTTGGCTCCTATTAGCTTTATAAAGGTTACTATAGTTTTGGCAAAGATTTACAtcattctttaaagaaaaaaatctgggagTGTAAGGGGAATGAATAAAGCAAGCATGTTCATAAATGCTCAGTGATGAGACAGTAGCAAGGGAAGGTGTGAAGAATTAGAAGCGGGTTTCTATTGTGCTGATCTGTTTCTAAAGCAGACATAGCTAGAGGCAAGCGGGATGGATCCCTtgagagaaggagggggagcagCCATTTCACATAATTTACTTCACTGAGGGGAGTGTTTAAAACACTTGTGAAGAATTTATTCAAGATACCTCTTTCTTTCACCCTTTGCCTAAAGCAGACTAAGGAAAAGGGCCTCCATAAAACTGAGATTATtagatttaaattaataatactTCCCTATTATGGGAACTTATTACAAGCATTTCCCAAAGAATAATgcggagggaaaaaaaactttatctAGACCTACAAAAGAAACCAGGAGAGGAATAAAAGATCAGGATGAGAGGTGAAAAGCAGCATGCCCTGTTACTGACCTGCAGCAACAGTTAAAGAATAAGTCGAGCTTTTAACGAGGCTTTCTGCAGACCATTAGATGAAATGAAAAGGGATTTGCTGTCAGTGTCAGGGGGACAGATGTAACCCCAGTGCTGATGGAGGCACTCTAAACCTGCCCTGGCAAATAGCTTTTTGATCTCATTAGATGCTGAGGAAGGAACTGCCATCCAATATGCCAGAAGCTTAGAGCAGTTCACCCGCCATCCCGTGCTCATCCTGAAGGGAGGATACAAGCGTTTTTCAGCTTGCTATCATTTTCTGAGGACTCAGAAGATATTGTGGATGCCTCAGGTGAGATGAGACTAATTTGCAAGTAGAAGACATTAGCATTCATATTGAACTGATGATGGCTCATGAATTCAAGTTAAATGGTGTTGTAAACCTGGTATCAGGGTAATTTCAAACAAAggaattaaatgtaatttgagTTACTGTGCTTGCCCTGAGTCTCACCACTAATTCTTTTACAGGCacactttgcctttttctcctcttctatTGTGTGAAAGAAAGCTCATGAAAACAGCCTGGGAAGATTTCTCTGATAACCCCGAAACTGGCCTACTGGAGAGTACAGATAACTAAACAAACAGTAGCAAATGATGAAAAGAAGCAGGTTCCTTTCTGACACGTGGTTATCTGGGATATTACACAGTGAATGTTTTCAGACAGAAGTACAATTCCTACCAAGCACTGTGTTCCATGTCTATAAAGCTTTTCATCAGGAAGGATCACAAAGCAAGTGCTGGTGCATTGTTTCAACAGgcccagaaagaaaacagccgTCCGCTGGAACACTGGTATCCTAATTGTTTGGTTTCACCTACGCACATTGATCTGTTTAGCTTATGAGAAACAATTACCCTTTTTTCACATCTAGGACAGGACCTGAGGCAGGGCAGATTTAGAGGGCGCTGGACAGCAGAGAGCATCTCATCGCAACGTGTCTTTTGTTTCCGTTGTACCTCTTCACTTCTGGTTCACATGAAATAGCCCACGACACAGTGCTAACCTGTGGGATTAGCTACAGcgcaggagagaaaaatcaattcGCTTCGTGCTTCTTTGTGAAGGGTAGCAAACTGCTGAGCTTCCCCATCCGATTCCAATGGACACAGAGCACCTCCCTGCCTCTCAGTTTAAGCTGTTGTTCTCTGTTGCTTTAAATTGTTaggctgctgctttgttctgcTGTAGCGTTAGCCGAGTATCAGTTAGGGGTGCAGAGGCACTGTCGGCtacttgtgtatttttattctcGGCCTTCACGCTGCAGACACGGGAAGCAGCTGCGGACTTGCGTTGTGCCACTGCGTGgcacctgcagctctgcaggtggCAGATGATTTCATCTAGCCTTGCAAACGGCAACCGGGGAGAACATCAAATGAATCTGTTatgctgcagtccctccagaCAATGTAAAGAATATGTGCCGCCTCCTGTTTAGTTAGGATTTGTTTCAAGTCATGCCACAATGACAGCAATGCTGTTAATTATTCTCAGTAAATCCAGCACAGACTTCAATATACAGAAAGTCCAGGTGATTGAGTGAATCCTTACACTAGAGTGTGTCATGGGCTGTTGACTAAGTGTGTGTTCAATTCTTCACGTGACTTCTGTTTAAGAACTTACCAAGCTAATAGGAGCAAATACAGTCTCTAAACTGAGCCTATGGTTTCTCTCTGGCAGGAACTAGACAACTTCCAGCCATACCCTGTAGAAATACTGCCTGCAAAGTTATATATGGGCAATTTCAAGCAGGCCTGTGACCAACAAATTCAGAAAGATCTGAAGATCAAAGCACAAGTCAACATCTCTGAACAGCCTGCAACACTGTAAGTTAAATAGTTCAAGGTTTACCCTCACCAATGTCTGTGCCTGTGAAAAAAGTGAGGTGGCGCAGCACCAGAGCCCATTTGCAGAGGAGTCAGTGCCTGTGAACTTCCAAGGAAACCTCTGTTGTTCACTGCAGATTCAAGTGCTATTTCATGCTCATTTTTCCGATCTCTACTCCAGAGTTAGCACAGCAGCAATGCAGTCCTGCAGCCCTCAACCATGACATGGGTGGATTGGGTGAGAGTAGGACTGGGAGGCCCTTGGCATTTCCAGTCTATCGCATACCACCATCCTTTGGGAAGAATCTACATCTCTGAATAGCTTTCAGAGCAAAATCTTACAAACACATCAGTGTAAAAGCTAAACCACTGATGTTTCACATTGTTggtcttccttccttccctacATCTGTCCATGACCATTCAGCTCAGTCTGTAGGCCGTGCTGGAAATGCCATTTCACACAGTGGAAAATCCATGGGCATTTCTCAAGGTGGTGACCAAAACAAAGTAAGTTACAAAGCCAGTTACCTACCCCAGGACATGTATACGAGCAGACATTTCTCATGCCTTTGGCTCCAGAGGAAAACTTCGAAGGTCTCTGCGCCGTGGGTAATTTTCCCATGCCCTCTGCATGACGTGctttcacatttcagaaattCCTCACCAATGTTTTGCTCTGTGAGTTCTCTGACTTGAGTTCTCTGAGGTTGtggaaggaggaggatgctgtCATAGAAAAGCACATGAAGTGAATTGGGGGGCTATGTCCACAAAACTGCCAACATGCATGCTGTGAAGGCACTCTTGCTTTCAGTTCGTCTGTTTTCATTTAGCTCTCAGATAAAGGAAGCTGTAGGTTAAGACAAGACATCAATGCTGATACCATGTGGAATGGAAAATCAGTAATCAAACTGGTTCTGTATTACAAGCGTCTCGGTCTCTTACCATAACAAATCCCTTATCGGAATGTTAATGATGACGATGATGAAAAACTCACACATGTAACAGCAAACAGAATTATCAGCTTtgcctaaaaaaacccacattttttcaaagctgcttcTCTGGTCCATGTCACACTGTGTGCTCTTTTTCCAGGTTTGCAGAAGGCGGCAAATACCTCCATGTATCTGTTCCAGATTCACTCGAAgcagatcttttttcttcctttgccacCATTTGTCATTTCATAGGTGAGTTGTTCCTGATCTGGAATTCCTGAGACCTTGCTCACTCTAGGGTATTAGATGGGAATGACTGCAACTCACTCGAACAGGAGGCTCAGACAGGAGGGTCGTAATCTTTCAAGATCAGTACACTCCCAAG
Encoded here:
- the STYXL1 gene encoding serine/threonine/tyrosine-interacting-like protein 1; this encodes MAGMALCEPRHLYNILNQHRRFPRLAEPNYLCLLDARTQREYDESHIITARRIEQSPTGEYLVPDSEELGCVRHCVVYDCETSSLDCCDCDEDEKEQGSSASLETENTDSSSLCSQNAEEGTAIQYARSLEQFTRHPVLILKGGYKRFSACYHFLRTQKILWMPQELDNFQPYPVEILPAKLYMGNFKQACDQQIQKDLKIKAQVNISEQPATLFAEGGKYLHVSVPDSLEADLFSSFATICHFIDAQLDRGAVLVFSSLGISRSSTVTMAYLMHSCQFSLKRAWDYVLKCKTNMRPHRGFVKQLSIWETQIYGTPITDVSEPNY